Proteins from one Thalassophryne amazonica chromosome 20, fThaAma1.1, whole genome shotgun sequence genomic window:
- the LOC117502334 gene encoding ATP synthase subunit a-like gives MVSGSSLYLYLYLCLYLCLCLYLYCYLYLYLCLYLCLYLYLCLYLYLYLYLCLYLYLCLYLYLCLYLYCYLYLCLCLYLYLCLYLYLYLCLHLCLYLYLYLYLYLYLYFCLYLYLYLCLYLYLYLCLYLYLHLYLCLYLYLCLYLYLYLYLHLYLYLCLYLYFYLCPYLYLYLYLYLYL, from the coding sequence ATGGTCAGTGGCAGCAGCCTGTACCTGTACCTCTACCTCTGCCTGTACCTCTGCCTCTGCTTGTACCTCTACTGCTACCTGTACCTCTAcctctgcttgtacctctgcctgtACCTCTACCTCTGCCTGTACCTGTACCTCTACCTCTACCTCTGCCTGTACCTGTACCTCTGCCTGTACCTCTACCTCTGCTTGTACCTCTACTGCTACCTGTACCTCTGCCTCTGCTTGTACCTGTACCTCTGCCTGTACCTCTACCTGTACCTGTGCCTCCACCTCTGCCTGTACCTCTACCTTTACCTCTACCTGTACCTGTACCTCTACTTTTGCCTGTACCTCTACCTTTACCTCTGCCTGTACCTGTACCTCTACCTCTGCCTGTACCTGTACCTCCACCTGTACCTCTGCCTGTACCTCTACCTGTGCTTGTACCTCTACCTGTACCTCTACCTCCACCTGTACCTCTACCTCTGCCTGTACCTGTACTTCTACCTCTGCCCGTACCTCTATCTTTACCTGTACCTGTACCTCTACCTGTAA
- the LOC117502332 gene encoding ATP synthase subunit a-like, which translates to MYLYLYLYLHLYLLLYLYLYLYLYLFLYLYLYLYLYLYLYLYLYLYLCLFLYLYLYLYLYPYLYLYLYLYLYLYLYLYLYLYLYLCLFLYLYLYLYLYLFLYLYLYLYLYLYLYLYLYLYLCLFLYLYLYLYLYPYLYLYLGLLLYLYLYLYLYLFLYLYLHLYLYLHLYLYLYLYLYLYLYLYLYLYLYLYLYLYLYLYLYLYLYLYLCLFLFLYLYLYLYLYLFLYLYLYLYLSSTLMSSDSK; encoded by the coding sequence ATGTACCTGTACCTCTACCTGTACTTGCACCTGTACTTGTTGCTCTACCTGTACTTGTACCTGTACCTCTACCTGTTCCTTTACCTGTACCTCTACCTGTATTTGTACCTATACCTCTACCTGTACCTCTACTTGTACCTGTGCCTGTTCCTCTACCTATACTTGTACCTGTACCTATACCCGTACCTCTACTTGTACCTGTACCTCTACCTGTATTTGTACCTATACCTCTACCTGTACCTCTACTTGTACCTGTGCCTGTTCCTCTACCTATACTTGTACCTGTACCTCTACCTGTTCCTTTACCTGTACCTCTACCTGTATTTGTACCTATACCTCTACCTGTACCTCTACTTGTACCTGTGCCTGTTCCTCTACCTATACTTGTACCTGTACCTGTACCCGTACCTCTACTTGTACCTAGGCCTGTTGCTCTACCTGTACTTGTACCTGTACCTCTACCTGTTCCTTTACCTGTATCTGCACCTCTACCTGTACTTGCACCTGTACCTGTACCTCTACCTGTACTTGTACCTGTACCTCTACCTGTACCTCTACTTGTACCTCTACCTGTACCTGTACTTGTACCTGTACCTCTACCTGTACTTGTACCTGTACCTGTACCTGTGCCTGTTCCTGTTCCTCTACCTGTACTTGTACCTGTACCTCTACCTGTTCCTTTACCTGTACCTGTACCTCTACCTCTCCTCCACCTTGATGTCATCTGACTCTAAGTGA
- the LOC117502333 gene encoding cytochrome c oxidase subunit 1-like: MFLYLYLCLYLYLYLYLYLYLYLYLYLYLYLYLYLFLYLYLYLYLYPYLYLYLGLLLYLYLYLYLYLYLYLYLYLFLYLYLHLYLYLHLYLYLYLYLYLYLYLYLYLYLYLYLCTSTCTCLYLYLYLCLYLYLYLYLYLYLYLYLYLYLFLFLDLYLYLYLFLYLYLYLYLCLFLYLYLYVYLYLYLYLFLYLYLYLYLYLYLYLFLYLYLYLYLFLYLYLYLYLYLHLYLYLHLYLYL, translated from the exons ATGTTCCTTTACCTGTACCTCTGCTTGTACCTCTACTTGTACCTGTACCTCTACCTGTATTTGTACCTATACCTCTACCTGTACCTCTACTTGTACCTGTACCTGTTCCTCTACCTATACTTGTACCTGTACCTCTACCCGTACCTCTACTTGTACCTAGGCCTGTTGCTCTACCTGTACTTGTACCTGTACCTCTACCTGTACTTGTACCTGTACCTCTACCTGTTCCTTTACCTGTATCTGCACCTCTACCTGTACTTGCACCTGTACCTGTACCTCTACTTGTACCTCTACCTGTACCTGTACTTGTACCTGTACCTCTACCTGTACTTGTACCT CTGTACCTCTACTTGTACCTGT CTGTACCTCTACTTGTACCTGTGCCTGTACCTCTACCTGTACCTGTACTTGTACCTGTACCTCTACCTGTACTTGTACCTGTACCTCTTCCTGTTCCTTGACCTGTACCTGTACCTCTACCTGTTTCTTTACCTGTACCTCTACTTGTACCTGTGCCTGTTCCTCTACCTGTACTTGTACGTGTACCTCTACCTGTACCTCTACCTGTTCCTTTACCTGTACCTCTACCTGTACTTGTACCTGTACCTCTACCTGTTCCTTTACCTGTACCTGTACCTCTACCTGTTCCTTTACCTGTACCTGTACCTCTACCTGTACCTCCACCTCTACCTGTACCTCCACCTCTACCTGTACCTCTAA